A region from the Curtobacterium sp. MCBA15_012 genome encodes:
- a CDS encoding endo-1,4-beta-xylanase, with amino-acid sequence MHGAQQQAVAHRTGTATLTVLDRDGAPVPDVDVTVEQTGHAFGFGNIGFDFVGLANDEVDGDERDRLERLADLYTDVFTTATLPFYWGRFEPERGAPDTVRLQATARWFRDRGVALKGHPLVWHTVQPDWLLGLPLDEVERLQRERIRREVGDFAGLVDTWDAINEVVIMPVFANGDNAITPLARAKGRIPTIRMAFEEARATNPHATLLLNDFDLSSAYECLIEGVLEAGVQIDAIGLQTHMHQGYRGEEAMLAMVDRFARYGLPLHLTETSLVSGDLMPADVVDLNDHQVDSWPSTPEGEARQADEVERHYRSLVGHPAVEAVTYWGITDAGAWLGAPIGLVHADGTPKPSYEALRRLVKDEWWTGPTVLRTDERGQVRVHGFRGGYRAAVRGTATDFAIGRQATEVAVTA; translated from the coding sequence ATGCACGGAGCACAGCAGCAGGCGGTCGCGCACCGCACCGGCACGGCGACCCTGACCGTCCTCGACCGCGACGGCGCTCCGGTGCCGGACGTCGACGTGACCGTCGAGCAGACCGGGCACGCGTTCGGGTTCGGCAACATCGGCTTCGACTTCGTCGGACTCGCGAACGACGAGGTCGACGGCGACGAGCGGGACCGGCTGGAACGGCTCGCCGACCTGTACACCGACGTGTTCACGACGGCGACCCTGCCGTTCTACTGGGGCCGCTTCGAACCCGAGCGCGGCGCACCCGACACGGTCCGCCTGCAGGCGACGGCACGCTGGTTCCGGGACCGCGGCGTCGCCCTGAAGGGCCACCCGCTCGTCTGGCACACCGTGCAGCCCGACTGGCTCCTCGGGCTGCCGCTCGACGAGGTCGAACGGCTGCAACGGGAGCGCATCCGCCGTGAGGTCGGGGACTTCGCCGGCCTGGTCGACACGTGGGACGCGATCAACGAGGTCGTCATCATGCCGGTCTTCGCCAACGGCGACAACGCGATCACGCCGCTCGCCCGGGCGAAGGGCCGCATCCCGACGATCCGGATGGCGTTCGAGGAGGCCCGTGCCACGAATCCGCACGCCACCCTGCTGCTCAACGACTTCGACCTGTCGAGCGCGTACGAGTGCCTCATCGAGGGGGTCCTCGAGGCCGGGGTGCAGATCGACGCGATCGGCCTGCAGACCCACATGCACCAGGGCTACCGGGGCGAGGAGGCGATGCTCGCGATGGTCGACCGCTTCGCCCGGTACGGCCTGCCGCTGCACCTGACCGAGACCTCGCTCGTCTCGGGCGACCTCATGCCCGCCGACGTCGTCGACCTCAACGACCACCAGGTCGACTCGTGGCCGTCCACGCCCGAGGGCGAGGCCCGTCAGGCCGACGAGGTCGAACGGCACTACCGCAGCCTGGTCGGGCACCCGGCCGTCGAGGCGGTCACCTACTGGGGCATCACCGACGCGGGCGCCTGGCTCGGTGCGCCGATCGGGCTCGTGCACGCGGACGGGACGCCGAAGCCGTCGTACGAGGCGTTGCGCCGGCTCGTCAAGGACGAGTGGTGGACGGGGCCGACGGTGCTGCGCACCGACGAGCGCGGGCAGGTGCGGGTGCACGGGTTCCGGGGTGGCTACCGCGCGGCCGTGCGCGGCACGGCGACGGACTTCGCGATCGGGCGGCAGGCGACGGAGGTCGCGGTCACGGCGTGA